ATCGAACTCGCCGTCCGCGCCAAATCTCGAATGATCCAGGCGTTGCTACCGACCGACGCCGAACGTGAGGCAGGGCGCCTGAGGACCGCGGGATTCGAGCATATTGCCGATCTACTCTACCTGGTTAGCCCAGCCAGCTCATTTCCGTCTGACGCACCATCGGACGGTCTGGAATTCGAGTCGTTTTCTGCTGGCTCGGTAGCCCGATTCGAAGCCGTCGTTGAGCGGACTTACCTTGCGACCTGCGATTGCCCGCGCATGAATGGCGTGCGTCCGATTCAAGAGGTCTTGGAAGGCTACCGAGGGGTCGGCCAATTTGATCCAGCCAATTGGCTTCTGGTCCGGCACGGCGCGCGCGATGTTGGCTGTCTACTATTAGCCAACCACGCTGAGCACCAGCTTTGGGAATTGGTCTACATGGGAATCGTTCCTGAGGCTCGCGGCGAGGGTTTTGGAGTCGCCGCCACGCGGCATGCCCAGTGGTTGGCTGGCCAAGCCGGCGCCGAGCGGTTGGTGCTGGCCGTCGACGCCGCGAATGAACCGGCGCTGCGTGGCTACGCAGCGGCCGGATTCGTCGGCTGGGATCGCCGGAACGTGTGGCTCAAACGATTGGCGTGACGGCGGACCTGAATCGAGCCGCAGATTGCCGAGGAATCTGGCGCTCGCCGATGAGAGGATTTGTGCCTTGCGTCTCAGCGGCGCTGCAGAGGCAATCTCAACCTATTGATGGTAAACAACTTGTGGCGACTGTTCTGGCGCGATCAGTCCGGCAGCGTGTCAAAACCGAACATTTTTTCCACGCCAATCCACATCATGAAAAAAAAATTTCCGACTTCCCGGCAGCGCCAATTCCCAACGATTTGCGAGTGATTTTCGTCCTCACGTTTTCCTAACTCAAAGTGCGCGCATCGCGCATCAAGCCAAATGTTTGACAGCGATGCTAGCAGTCGTACAATCGGCTGCTCGACCAACAACGACAACCTCCCGTTGGGTTGGCGGCGGTTTCTCTTCCCCGCCATCCCGCATTGCTTGGCTGGGTGGCAATTCTGAATTCTTCACCGTCGGTACGGTTGCGGAGATACCGCGCGCCGCGATCGACGTTGATCCGTCGCTCAAGGAAGTGACCATGGACGATAAGGAAATCGTGTCGGCCCTGCGGGCGCATTTGGCCGAAAAAGTGGGACAGGAACGGTTCGATCTTTGGTTGGGCGACCAGGCTCGGCTCAACTTGCATCGCGACACGCTCTCGATCGGATTGCCGAGCCGGTTTGCCCAAGATTGGGTCCGCTCGCATTTTCGCCGCGAGATCGAGGAGACCGCCGCCGAGGTCGTCGGCAGGGTCGTGGCGATCGAATTTCGCGTGGACGAGACGCTCGCCATGACGGACCAGAATAATCGGCGTGCGGCGCGACAAGGCCGAGCGTGCAATCGAGCCGCCGAATTCAGCGGAAACGACGATTCCGCAGTAGCTGTCGCGGAATCTCCCGCCGATGCGCTGGGAGCGCAAGCGGACGGGGAAGTCGATCGAACGCCGCGCGCGGCGGGTCGAAACGGATTGGACGATCCCCCGTCCGCGTCTCGGCGGCGATTCGCCGCGCTGGATTCCTTTATCGTCGGAAAATCGAATCGTTTCGCTCACACCGCGGCGCAAATGGCGGCCGAGCAACCGGGGAGGTTCTCCCCGCTATTCGTCTACGGCCCAACGGGCGTCGGGAAAACGCATTTGCTAGAGGGCATTTGGACCGCCGCCCGGCGACACAATCCGCGCGTCCAGGCCGTGTATCTCACGGCAGAGCAGTTCACGACGTACTTCCTCGACGCCTTGCACGGCAGCGGTCTGCCGAATTTCCGCCGCAAGTATCGGGGAGTCGAGCTGCTTATCATCGACGACGTGCAATTCTTTGCCGGCAAACGGGCCACGATCGGCGAATTGCTCTACACGACGGACACGCTGCTGCGCCAGGGAAGCCAGCTCGTTTTGTCGGCCGACCGCCCGCCAAACGCCCTTCACGAATTGAGCGACGAGCTAACCGCACGACTGGCGTCGGGCATGAGCTGCGGCATGGAACGGCCCGATTTTCAAACACGATTGGGCATCTTGCAGCAGTTCGCCGCCAGAATGGGCTTCGAATTGGCCGGCGACGTGGCCGAATTCATCGCCATGCAGTTGACTTCGCATGCCCGTGAACTCCTCGGCGCGCTCAACCGATTGGAGGCGGCCGGACGCATTTGGCGGCAACCGCTCACCCGAGCCCTGGCTGAAGAGGCCTTGGCGGAAATGATTCGGCATAATCCGCGGGCCGTCCGGCTGGCCGATATCGACAAGGCGGTTTGCAACGTCT
Above is a genomic segment from Pirellulales bacterium containing:
- a CDS encoding GNAT family N-acetyltransferase; this encodes MTPIIEPSEIVIRSAVPEAWTDALKLLFQGLPEDMRGRQLEASLDQFRAEPITAAGLLEALSNDSRVGAVWLQLQVGRVANLWPPQAAANAGSQADAVAQKLLTATIELAVRAKSRMIQALLPTDAEREAGRLRTAGFEHIADLLYLVSPASSFPSDAPSDGLEFESFSAGSVARFEAVVERTYLATCDCPRMNGVRPIQEVLEGYRGVGQFDPANWLLVRHGARDVGCLLLANHAEHQLWELVYMGIVPEARGEGFGVAATRHAQWLAGQAGAERLVLAVDAANEPALRGYAAAGFVGWDRRNVWLKRLA
- the dnaA gene encoding chromosomal replication initiator protein DnaA, encoding MDDKEIVSALRAHLAEKVGQERFDLWLGDQARLNLHRDTLSIGLPSRFAQDWVRSHFRREIEETAAEVVGRVVAIEFRVDETLAMTDQNNRRAARQGRACNRAAEFSGNDDSAVAVAESPADALGAQADGEVDRTPRAAGRNGLDDPPSASRRRFAALDSFIVGKSNRFAHTAAQMAAEQPGRFSPLFVYGPTGVGKTHLLEGIWTAARRHNPRVQAVYLTAEQFTTYFLDALHGSGLPNFRRKYRGVELLIIDDVQFFAGKRATIGELLYTTDTLLRQGSQLVLSADRPPNALHELSDELTARLASGMSCGMERPDFQTRLGILQQFAARMGFELAGDVAEFIAMQLTSHARELLGALNRLEAAGRIWRQPLTRALAEEALAEMIRHNPRAVRLADIDKAVCNVFGLGPETLQSGRRAKSVSQPRMLAMWLARKHTRSALTEIGEHFGRRSHSTVISAQKTVDGWVAMQSTIELTGKNWSVEDAIRRVEDQFKTA